A window of the Diorhabda carinulata isolate Delta chromosome 1, icDioCari1.1, whole genome shotgun sequence genome harbors these coding sequences:
- the LOC130894406 gene encoding nonsense-mediated mRNA decay factor SMG8 isoform X1 — MRNTFFLPNLDQLFDVSGISCDKIVVVSIIGKSSYNSLGLKVKSIGRVISSKEYANGQECVIEGSYDEENQIVYLHMCTPLDADYFVKEYSNISKKCEILRGCDDFLAVYDEIKSIFARYLVLLFHISHIVILSHPVCNVDTNYIQYFKAVDLLSQKVFEKIVDILKSIDTISQEWVSAGRFCTPRLIFYFEKCPSNITNIKKLEHNLEDKIYFVLKKTRIISTSGCSLFAIPPNNEFVYIEEELGPYDKLGNMVRNLLMDCQPGGALQLEVPYSSQPNGGKNFKKFMHVHIQQARTKGFDDTVSSGRHQHSQNTHFELPVLKQWIEATKAIYKFMSKCKLVNSLCTDTRFSEQRCLKVLPLALARYQEGLPSHYAKAEHKARLSVALSLFKAQARGPVFDRYAAQLEMDCKIHWKNGRQQCEVASLTGNPCKLPKHSSDQEHMSGFIYKAICDCGRKVGAREDPYKEKQANYTFYQQISKECQCSKLERIQFPVLQSTSKIAFETDEISSSSSEKCLDDSESSSKMLTLNSPIGMLPSYSSWSLVCLGASSLYSHNLGLSESHHPGFLSSTNYLLPWDVTVFSESKQNWPHVNKYTIRGRRGRSSGSLPQFTVKVFIGVEYECSSGHRFMLSSPDRMLKAMSGGIVKDTGYKVAESDMPLYFPCACRAGRLAQLMRLHVVTPKAPVHCTLNPKVQPATGAPVFIPTLNGPTKLTQSAYWIMRLPYVYISEKEHYGVNPAARLLQGVFGVTEMDQ, encoded by the exons ATGCgaaacacattttttcttccaaatttaGATCAACTTTT TGATGTTTCCGGTATCTCGTGTGATAAAATTGTTGTCGTTTCAATAATTGGAAAATCTTCCTACAACTCTTTGGGATTAAAAGTTAAATCAATTGGACGGGTGATTTCTTCTAAGGAATATGCTAATGGACAAGAG tgtgTTATCGAGGGTTCTTATGATGAAGAAAATCAAATAGTTTACCTGCATATGTGTACTCCCCTGGATGCAGATTATTTTGTAAAGGAATATTCTAATATATCAAAGAAATGTGAAATATTGCGCGGCTGTGATGATTTCCTAGCAGTATATGATgaaattaaaagtatatttgCTAGATATTTAGTTCTGCTGTTTCACATTAGTCACATTGTTATATTATCTCATCCAGTATGCAATGTAGATACCAATTATATTCAGTATTTTAAAGCTGTAGATTTATTGAG TCAAAAAGTATTCGAGAAGATAGTGGATATTTTAAAATCTATAGATACAATAAGTCAAGAATGGGTATCTGCTGGTAGATTCTGTACTCCTAggttaatattctattttgaaaaatgtcctTCAAACATTaccaatatcaaaaaattagaacataatttggaagacaaaatttattttgtactaAAGAAAACTAGGATTATAAGCACTTCAGG GTGTTCCTTGTTTGCAATTCCACCCAATAACGAATTTGTCTATATAGAAGAGGAATTAGGACCTTATGATAAACTAGGAAACATGGTTAGAAACCTCCTAATGGATTGTCAACCTGGCGGTGCTTTGCAACTTGAAGTTCCATATTCTAGTCAGCCAAATGGaggtaaaaatttcaaaaaattcatgcACGTACACATACAACAAGCAAGAACTAAGGGTTTTGACGATACAGTCAGTTCTGGCAGACATCAGCATTCACAAAATACTCATTTTGAG CTTCCAGTCTTGAAACAATGGATAGAAGCTACAAAAGCAATTTACAAATTCATGTCAAAATGTAAATTAGTGAATTCGCTATGTACTGATACTCGTTTTTCAGAACAACGTTGTTTGAAAGTCCTTCCGCTAGCACTAGCACGATATCAAGAAGGTTTACCATCTCATTATGCCAAAGCGGAACATAAAGCTCGATTGTCAGTGGCATTGTCTTTATTTAAAGCACAAGCACGTGGTCCTGTTTTTGACAGATATGCTGCACAGCTAGAAATGGATTGTAAAATTCATTGGAAAAATGGTAGGCAGCAGTGCGAAGTTGCTTCTCTAACTGGTAATCCCTGTAAACTCCCAAAACATTCCAGTGATCAGGAACATATGAGTGGATTCATATATAAAG CTATTTGTGATTGTGGTCGCAAAGTAGGGGCCCGTGAAGATCCTTATAAGGAAAAACAAGCCAACTACACATTTTACcaacaaatttcaaaagaatgTCAGTGTTCAAAATTAGAAAGAATCCAGTTTCCAGTACTTCAATCGACTTCAAAAATTGCTTTTGAAACTGATgaaatttcatcatcatcatcagaaAAATGTCTAGATGATTCTGAAAGTTCATCTAAAATGTTAACATTAAATTCCCCTATTGGAATGTTACCTTCATATTCTTCATGGTCTTTGGTATGCTTAGGAGCATCCTCTTTATATAGTCACAATTTAG GTCTGTCGGAATCGCATCATCCAGGTTTTCTTAGTTCCACAAACTACCTTCTACCGTGGGATGTTACTGTATTCTCggaatcaaaacaaaattggCCACACGTCAACAAATATACAATAAGAGGAAGAAGAGGGCGTTCATCTGGCAGCTTACCCCAATTTACTGTTAAAGTATTTATTGGTGTTGAATACGAATGTTCCTCAGGACACAGATTTATGTTGTCAAGTCCAGACAGGATGTTAAAAGCAATGTCTGGGGGTATAGTAAAAGATACAGGATACAAAGTGGCTGAAAGTGATATGCCCCTTTATTTCCCATGTGCCTGTAGAGCTGGTAGATTGGCTCAGTTGATGAGGTTGCATGTTGTAACACCAAAGGCTCCTGTACATTGTACTTTGAATCCAAAG GTTCAACCTGCGACTGGTGCTCCTGTTTTCATACCTACCCTTAATGGTCCAACGAAATTGACACAATCCGCTTACTGGATCATGCGACTTCCTTATGTCTACATCTCAGAAAAAGAACATTACGGTGTGAATCCGGCTGCTAGATTATTACAAGGTGTTTTCGGAGTAACTGAAATGGATCAATGA
- the LOC130894406 gene encoding nonsense-mediated mRNA decay factor SMG8 isoform X2, whose translation MRNTFFLPNLDQLFDVSGISCDKIVVVSIIGKSSYNSLGLKVKSIGRVISSKEYANGQECVIEGSYDEENQIVYLHMCTPLDADYFVKEYSNISKKCEILRGCDDFLAVYDEIKSIFARYLVLLFHISHIVILSHPVCNVDTNYIQYFKAVDLLSQKVFEKIVDILKSIDTISQEWVSAGRFCTPRLIFYFEKCPSNITNIKKLEHNLEDKIYFVLKKTRIISTSGCSLFAIPPNNEFVYIEEELGPYDKLGNMVRNLLMDCQPGGALQLEVPYSSQPNGGKNFKKFMHVHIQQARTKGFDDTVSSGRHQHSQNTHFELPVLKQWIEATKAIYKFMSKCKLVNSLCTDTRFSEQRCLKVLPLALARYQEGLPSHYAKAEHKARLSVALSLFKAQARGPVFDRYAAQLEMDCKIHWKNGRQQCEVASLTGNPCKLPKHSSDQEHMSGFIYKAICDCGRKVGAREDPYKEKQANYTFYQQISKECQCSKLERIQFPVLQSTSKIAFETDEISSSSSEKCLDDSESSSKMLTLNSPIGMLPSYSSWSLVCLGASSLYSHNLGLSESHHPGFLSSTNYLLPWDVTVFSESKQNWPHVNKYTIRGRRGRSSGSLPQFTVKVFIGVEYECSSGHRFMLSSPDRMLKAMSGGIVKDTGYKVAESDMPLYFPCACRAGRLAQLMRLHVVTPKAPVHCTLNPKMVLFKIIHKRHVQIKWL comes from the exons ATGCgaaacacattttttcttccaaatttaGATCAACTTTT TGATGTTTCCGGTATCTCGTGTGATAAAATTGTTGTCGTTTCAATAATTGGAAAATCTTCCTACAACTCTTTGGGATTAAAAGTTAAATCAATTGGACGGGTGATTTCTTCTAAGGAATATGCTAATGGACAAGAG tgtgTTATCGAGGGTTCTTATGATGAAGAAAATCAAATAGTTTACCTGCATATGTGTACTCCCCTGGATGCAGATTATTTTGTAAAGGAATATTCTAATATATCAAAGAAATGTGAAATATTGCGCGGCTGTGATGATTTCCTAGCAGTATATGATgaaattaaaagtatatttgCTAGATATTTAGTTCTGCTGTTTCACATTAGTCACATTGTTATATTATCTCATCCAGTATGCAATGTAGATACCAATTATATTCAGTATTTTAAAGCTGTAGATTTATTGAG TCAAAAAGTATTCGAGAAGATAGTGGATATTTTAAAATCTATAGATACAATAAGTCAAGAATGGGTATCTGCTGGTAGATTCTGTACTCCTAggttaatattctattttgaaaaatgtcctTCAAACATTaccaatatcaaaaaattagaacataatttggaagacaaaatttattttgtactaAAGAAAACTAGGATTATAAGCACTTCAGG GTGTTCCTTGTTTGCAATTCCACCCAATAACGAATTTGTCTATATAGAAGAGGAATTAGGACCTTATGATAAACTAGGAAACATGGTTAGAAACCTCCTAATGGATTGTCAACCTGGCGGTGCTTTGCAACTTGAAGTTCCATATTCTAGTCAGCCAAATGGaggtaaaaatttcaaaaaattcatgcACGTACACATACAACAAGCAAGAACTAAGGGTTTTGACGATACAGTCAGTTCTGGCAGACATCAGCATTCACAAAATACTCATTTTGAG CTTCCAGTCTTGAAACAATGGATAGAAGCTACAAAAGCAATTTACAAATTCATGTCAAAATGTAAATTAGTGAATTCGCTATGTACTGATACTCGTTTTTCAGAACAACGTTGTTTGAAAGTCCTTCCGCTAGCACTAGCACGATATCAAGAAGGTTTACCATCTCATTATGCCAAAGCGGAACATAAAGCTCGATTGTCAGTGGCATTGTCTTTATTTAAAGCACAAGCACGTGGTCCTGTTTTTGACAGATATGCTGCACAGCTAGAAATGGATTGTAAAATTCATTGGAAAAATGGTAGGCAGCAGTGCGAAGTTGCTTCTCTAACTGGTAATCCCTGTAAACTCCCAAAACATTCCAGTGATCAGGAACATATGAGTGGATTCATATATAAAG CTATTTGTGATTGTGGTCGCAAAGTAGGGGCCCGTGAAGATCCTTATAAGGAAAAACAAGCCAACTACACATTTTACcaacaaatttcaaaagaatgTCAGTGTTCAAAATTAGAAAGAATCCAGTTTCCAGTACTTCAATCGACTTCAAAAATTGCTTTTGAAACTGATgaaatttcatcatcatcatcagaaAAATGTCTAGATGATTCTGAAAGTTCATCTAAAATGTTAACATTAAATTCCCCTATTGGAATGTTACCTTCATATTCTTCATGGTCTTTGGTATGCTTAGGAGCATCCTCTTTATATAGTCACAATTTAG GTCTGTCGGAATCGCATCATCCAGGTTTTCTTAGTTCCACAAACTACCTTCTACCGTGGGATGTTACTGTATTCTCggaatcaaaacaaaattggCCACACGTCAACAAATATACAATAAGAGGAAGAAGAGGGCGTTCATCTGGCAGCTTACCCCAATTTACTGTTAAAGTATTTATTGGTGTTGAATACGAATGTTCCTCAGGACACAGATTTATGTTGTCAAGTCCAGACAGGATGTTAAAAGCAATGTCTGGGGGTATAGTAAAAGATACAGGATACAAAGTGGCTGAAAGTGATATGCCCCTTTATTTCCCATGTGCCTGTAGAGCTGGTAGATTGGCTCAGTTGATGAGGTTGCATGTTGTAACACCAAAGGCTCCTGTACATTGTACTTTGAATCCAAAG ATGgtgttattcaaaataatccaCAAAAGGCATGTCCAAATAAAATGGCTGtag
- the LOC130894478 gene encoding mRNA cap guanine-N7 methyltransferase, with protein sequence MTEINELEQALVMVAADADSRNYQEINNYQTSENDKEVCKEPEFYKNEEVEGESSKSVDKETTPIKTLKRKLEDEEIIKPKLHKGYADVVANHYNQLEEKGIQERLKSRIVYLRNFHNWIKSMLINEYLTKIKDTKKHNAPIRVHDMCCGKGGDLLKWKKGSITHLICSDIADVSLEQCKARYTDMKSRFSWERGPSIYSIEYIAGDSTRMRLREKYSDPSTKVDLVSCQFAFHYSFESLPQAECMLRNAAECLNPGGYFIATIPDANEIVARAKRAQSNTFGNNVYEVSIDFDINKPPLFGAKYNFQLDGVVNCPEFLVHFPTLVKLAKRFGLKLVKAEKFHDYFQRWKDEGRHLLSNMRSLQSYPCTDNSNLVGTDPLDYQHAEEYIKQYKRDDIRIGTLSKSEWEVTSLYITMAFEKVKNTWNKDGTPVYNI encoded by the exons atgactgaaattaatgaattggAACAGGCCTTAGTGATGGTAGCTGCTGATGCGGATTCACgaaattatcaagaaataaataattaccaaactTCTGAAAATGATAAAGAAGTGTGTAAGGAACcagaattttacaaaaatgagGAAGTGGAGGGTGAATCTTCAAAATCAGTTGATAAAGAAACCACTCCAATTAAGACCCTTAAGAGGAAACTggaagatgaagaaattatcaagcCTAAACTGCATAAAGGTTATGCAGACGTTGTAGCAAATCATTACAATCAGCTGGAAGAAAAGGGAATACAAGAAAGGTTAAAGTCTCGTATTGTCTACTTGAGAAATTTCCATAATTGGATAAAAAGTATGcttattaatgaatatttaacgaaaATTAAGGATACCAAGAAACACAATGCACCTATCAGAGTACACGATATGTGTTGTGGTAAAGGAGGAGACTtactaaaatggaaaaaag ggAGTATAACTCATCTTATTTGCAGTGATATAGCCGATGTGTCACTTGAGCAGTGTAAAGCTAGATACACTGATATGAAAAGTCGTTTCAGTTGGGAGAGGGGTCCAAGTATTTATTCTATTGAATATATAGCTGGTGATAGTACTAGAATGAGACTACGTGAAAAGTATTCAGATCCATCAACAAAAGTTGATTTAGTTAGCTGCCAGTTCGCTTTCCATTACAGTTTTGAAAGCCTTCCCCAAGCAGAGTGCATGTTGCGGAATGCAGCAGAATGTCTTAACCCAG GCGGATATTTCATAGCCACAATACCTGATGCTAATGAAATTGTTGCTAGGGCCAAGAGGGCCCAAAGCAATACTTTTGGAAACAATGTTTACGAagtttcaattgattttgaCATTAACAAGCCTCCTTTATTTGGTGCTAAATACAATTTCCAACTTGACGGTGTTGTAAATTGTCCAgaatttttagttcattttccTACCCTAGTTAAACTAGCAAAAAGGTTTGGTTTAAAACTAGTGAAAGctgaaaaatttcatgattatTTCCAAAGATGGAAAGATGAAGGAAGACATTTGTTAAGTAATATGAGAAGTTTACAAAGTTATCCATGTACAGATAACTCAAATTTGGTTGGAACAGATCCTTTAGATTATCAACATGCCGAGGaatatattaaacaatataaaagagATGACATAAGAATTGGAACCTTATCTAAATCAGAATGGGAAGTTACAT CTCTTTACATTACAATGGCatttgaaaaagtgaaaaatacttGGAATAAAGATGGTACTCCTGTTTACAACATATGA
- the LOC130894537 gene encoding pre-mRNA-splicing factor SPF27: MAGEVVVDALPYIDQGYDEPGVREAAFAMVEEECRRYRPTKNYLEHLPPLNISSFETPIMHNEFERLQNRLPMETLSMKRYELPPPPSGKLNEVGAWNECVDNSQAQLEHQAVRILNLELMLEYCCPAWKRYLQTLADSEKIASKKLMELRRQLQQVNWQRKSLQTKGGDQLKALEAKWVALVSHNYEIEQACVMTEEYLAQIKQNPNIHHKLHESISN, from the exons ATGGCTGGAGAAGTTGTAGTAGATGCTTTACCATATATTGATCAAGGTTATGATGAACCAGGAGTCAGAGAAGCG GCATTTGCTATGGTTGAAGAGGAATGTCGAAGATATCGaccaacaaaaaattacttGGAACATTTACCTCCTCTCAACATATCCTCTTTCGAAACACCAATCATGCATAATGAATTCGAAAGGTTACAGAACAGATTACCAATGGAAACACTATCTATGAAACGTTATGAACTACCACCACCACCAAGTGGAAAATTAAATGAAGTAGGAGCTTGGAATGAATGTGTCGATAATTCCCAAGCACAGTTGGAGCACCAAGCAGTTAGAATTTTAAACTTGGAACTTATGTTAGAATATTGTTGTCCGGCCTGGAAAAGGTATCTACAAACTCTAGCTGACTCAGAGAAAATAGCTTCCAAGAAGTTGATGGAATTAAGACGACAATTACAACAAGTAAATTGGCAGAGAAAATCGTTGCAAACAAAAGGTGGAGATCAATTAAAGGCACTAGAAGCTAAATGGGTGGCTCTGGTGTCTCATAATTATGAAATAGAGCAAGCGTGTGTCATGACTGAAGAGTATTTAGctcaaatcaaacaaaatcctaatattcaccataaacttcacgAATCAATCAGTAattga